A genome region from Schaalia sp. 19OD2882 includes the following:
- the rplR gene encoding 50S ribosomal protein L18: protein MSYTVKGKGKFVARKRRHLRLRKKINGTAARPRLVVTRSNRHMVAQVVDDTVGHTLVSASSMEPDLASAEGTKKDKAAKVGALIAERAKAVGITAVVFDRGGNKYHGRVAAVAEAAREGGLEL, encoded by the coding sequence ATGTCCTACACCGTCAAGGGCAAGGGCAAGTTCGTCGCTCGCAAGCGTCGTCACCTGCGCCTTCGCAAGAAGATCAACGGCACTGCCGCGCGTCCGCGCCTGGTGGTCACCCGTTCCAACCGTCACATGGTTGCCCAGGTCGTGGACGACACCGTCGGCCACACCCTGGTGTCCGCCTCGTCCATGGAGCCCGACCTGGCCTCCGCCGAAGGCACGAAGAAGGACAAGGCCGCCAAGGTGGGCGCTCTGATCGCCGAGCGCGCCAAGGCCGTCGGCATCACCGCCGTGGTCTTCGACCGCGGTGGCAACAAGTACCACGGCCGTGTCGCGGCCGTCGCCGAAGCCGCCCGTGAGGGCGGGCTCGAGCTGTGA
- the rpmJ gene encoding 50S ribosomal protein L36: MKVKPSVKTICDKCKVIRRHGNVMVICDNPRHKQRQG, from the coding sequence ATGAAGGTCAAGCCGAGTGTCAAGACGATCTGTGACAAGTGCAAGGTGATTCGTCGCCACGGCAATGTCATGGTCATCTGCGACAACCCCCGGCACAAGCAGCGTCAGGGCTGA
- the rpsK gene encoding 30S ribosomal protein S11 gives MAGKTTRSGAGRKPRRKISKNVTQGRAYIKSTFNNTIVSITDPTGAVIAWASSGQVGFKGSRKSTPFAAQLAAEAAARRAQEHGMKKVDVFVKGPGSGRETAIRSLQAAGLEVGSIQDVTPQAHNGARPPKRRRG, from the coding sequence ATGGCTGGAAAGACCACCCGCAGCGGTGCCGGACGCAAGCCGCGCCGCAAGATCTCCAAGAACGTGACCCAGGGTCGCGCCTACATCAAGTCGACGTTCAACAACACGATCGTCTCCATCACCGACCCGACCGGCGCGGTCATCGCTTGGGCCTCCTCCGGCCAGGTGGGCTTCAAGGGCTCACGCAAGTCCACCCCCTTCGCCGCGCAGCTGGCCGCCGAGGCCGCCGCCCGTCGCGCGCAGGAGCACGGGATGAAGAAGGTCGACGTCTTCGTCAAGGGACCCGGCTCCGGCCGCGAGACCGCGATCCGTTCCCTCCAGGCCGCCGGCCTCGAGGTCGGCTCGATCCAGGACGTCACCCCCCAGGCGCACAACGGCGCCCGTCCCCCGAAGCGTCGCCGCGGCTGA
- the rpmC gene encoding 50S ribosomal protein L29, which yields MADKGLTTADLDAMDDAQLSKELEKAKAELFNLRFAQAVGSLEDHGRMKTVRRDIARIYTIARERELGYRTAPSTQE from the coding sequence ATGGCCGACAAGGGTCTGACCACCGCCGACCTGGACGCCATGGACGACGCTCAGCTGTCCAAGGAGCTCGAGAAGGCCAAGGCCGAGCTGTTCAACCTGCGTTTCGCGCAGGCGGTCGGCTCCCTCGAGGACCACGGTCGCATGAAGACCGTGCGCCGTGACATCGCCCGCATCTACACGATCGCGCGTGAGCGGGAGCTCGGCTACCGCACCGCACCGAGCACCCAGGAGTGA
- the rplN gene encoding 50S ribosomal protein L14, protein MIQQESRLKVADNTGAKEILTIRVLGGSGRRYAGIGDVIVATVKDAIPGGSVKKGDVVKAVVVRTRKETRRADGSYIRFDENAAVILKNDGEPRGTRIFGPVGRELRDKRFMKIVSLAPEVI, encoded by the coding sequence ATGATCCAGCAGGAGTCGCGACTCAAGGTCGCCGACAACACTGGCGCCAAAGAGATCCTCACCATCCGAGTGCTCGGTGGTTCGGGTCGCCGCTACGCGGGAATCGGCGATGTCATCGTCGCCACCGTCAAGGACGCCATCCCCGGCGGCAGCGTGAAGAAGGGTGACGTCGTCAAGGCGGTCGTCGTCCGCACTCGCAAGGAGACCCGCCGCGCCGACGGTTCCTACATCCGTTTCGACGAGAATGCGGCCGTCATCCTCAAGAACGACGGGGAACCCCGTGGCACCCGCATCTTCGGCCCCGTGGGCCGCGAGTTGCGTGACAAGAGGTTCATGAAGATCGTGTCCCTCGCACCGGAGGTGATCTGA
- the map gene encoding type I methionyl aminopeptidase yields the protein MRRIELKTRDQMRFMRRAGLVVADIHRALRDFAAPGVTTLECDEVVREVIAKAGAKSNFLGYHGFPATVCISVNDEVVHGIPGKKRLRAGDIVSFDCGAYIVEAGKQWHGDAAITMIIGDEPRPTTGGPSAAEAAIPPDLLERRRQLDQVTHAALDAALAAVATGRRVGVVGAAVEKVVEDHGERFGWEAGIVEEFTGHGIGTAMHQAPDVLNYMVHGRTEKLRPGMVLAVEPMLTGGCAEVTTDRDGWTVRTKDGSDAVQWEHSIAIVEDGVSVLTAPDRGAALLAPFGITPVDLDD from the coding sequence GTGCGACGCATTGAGCTCAAGACCCGCGACCAGATGCGCTTCATGCGCAGGGCCGGCTTGGTGGTCGCCGACATCCACCGGGCGTTGCGTGACTTCGCTGCGCCCGGTGTGACCACCCTGGAGTGCGACGAGGTGGTCCGCGAGGTCATCGCCAAGGCGGGCGCAAAGTCCAACTTCCTAGGCTACCACGGATTCCCCGCCACAGTGTGCATCAGTGTCAATGACGAGGTCGTCCACGGCATCCCCGGCAAGAAGCGGCTGCGGGCCGGGGACATCGTGAGTTTCGACTGCGGAGCCTACATCGTCGAGGCCGGGAAGCAGTGGCACGGTGATGCGGCGATCACGATGATCATCGGGGATGAGCCCCGCCCGACCACGGGCGGCCCGAGCGCCGCCGAAGCCGCGATTCCGCCGGATCTGCTGGAGCGCCGCCGGCAGCTGGACCAGGTCACCCACGCCGCTCTGGATGCGGCATTGGCCGCAGTGGCCACGGGCCGCCGGGTCGGCGTGGTGGGCGCCGCCGTGGAGAAGGTCGTCGAGGACCACGGGGAGCGCTTCGGCTGGGAGGCCGGAATCGTCGAGGAGTTCACCGGCCACGGCATCGGCACCGCCATGCACCAGGCGCCCGACGTGCTCAACTACATGGTGCACGGGCGGACCGAGAAGCTGCGGCCCGGCATGGTGCTGGCCGTCGAACCCATGCTCACCGGCGGCTGCGCCGAGGTGACCACCGACCGCGACGGCTGGACCGTGCGCACGAAGGACGGCTCCGACGCCGTCCAGTGGGAGCATTCGATTGCCATTGTCGAGGACGGGGTGAGCGTCCTGACCGCCCCGGACCGCGGGGCCGCGCTGCTGGCGCCTTTCGGGATCACCCCGGTCGACCTGGACGACTGA
- the rplE gene encoding 50S ribosomal protein L5, translating into MAPRLKEKYNSEIRDALRQEFQHGNVMEVGGLVKIVVNMGVGEAARDSKALEGAIRDLTLITGQKPVVTKAKKSIAQFKLREGQAIGAHVTIRGDRMWEFLDRLLSTALPRIRDFRGLSAKQFDGNGNYTFGLTEQSMFHEIDQDSIDRVRGMDITIVTSAKTDEEGRALLRHLGFPFKED; encoded by the coding sequence ATGGCCCCCCGCCTCAAGGAAAAGTACAACTCGGAGATCCGCGACGCCCTGCGTCAGGAGTTCCAGCACGGCAATGTCATGGAGGTCGGCGGTCTGGTGAAGATCGTCGTCAACATGGGTGTCGGCGAGGCCGCACGCGACTCGAAGGCCCTGGAGGGCGCCATCCGCGACCTCACCCTGATCACCGGTCAGAAGCCCGTGGTGACCAAGGCCAAGAAGTCCATCGCACAGTTCAAGCTGCGTGAGGGCCAGGCCATTGGCGCACACGTGACCATCCGCGGTGACCGGATGTGGGAGTTCCTGGACCGCCTGCTCTCGACCGCCCTGCCCCGCATCCGCGACTTCCGCGGTCTGTCGGCCAAGCAGTTCGACGGCAACGGCAACTACACCTTCGGTCTGACGGAGCAGTCGATGTTCCACGAGATCGACCAGGACTCCATCGACCGCGTGCGCGGCATGGACATCACGATCGTGACCTCGGCCAAGACTGACGAAGAGGGCCGCGCCCTGCTGCGTCACCTCGGCTTCCCCTTCAAGGAGGACTGA
- the rpsM gene encoding 30S ribosomal protein S13: protein MARIAGVDLPREKRMEIALTYIYGVGRTRAKETLEATGVSPDLRVKDATEEDLVKLRDHIESNYKVEGDLRREVQADIRRKVEIGSYQGLRHRRGLPVHGQRTKTNARTRKGPKRTVAGKKKAK, encoded by the coding sequence ATGGCACGCATTGCCGGCGTCGACCTGCCCCGCGAGAAGCGGATGGAGATCGCGCTCACCTACATCTACGGAGTCGGGCGCACCCGCGCCAAGGAGACTCTCGAAGCCACTGGAGTCAGCCCCGACCTGCGCGTCAAGGACGCCACCGAGGAGGACCTGGTCAAGCTTCGTGACCACATCGAGTCCAACTACAAGGTCGAAGGCGACCTGCGTCGTGAGGTCCAGGCCGACATCCGCCGCAAGGTCGAGATCGGTTCCTACCAGGGCCTTCGTCACCGTCGTGGCCTGCCGGTCCACGGTCAGCGCACCAAGACCAACGCGCGCACCCGCAAGGGCCCCAAGCGCACTGTTGCAGGCAAGAAGAAGGCCAAGTGA
- the rpsH gene encoding 30S ribosomal protein S8, translating to MTMTDPIADMLTRLRNANRAHHDSVSMPYSKLKAAIADILVEEGYIASTSVEDARVGRTLTLTLKYTSHRESAIQGLQRVSKPGLRVYAKSTNLPKVRGGLGVAILSTSSGLLTDRQAADKGVGGEVLAYVW from the coding sequence ATGACAATGACTGATCCCATCGCAGACATGCTCACGCGTCTGCGCAACGCCAACCGGGCGCACCACGACTCGGTCTCGATGCCCTACTCGAAGCTCAAGGCCGCCATCGCCGACATCCTCGTGGAAGAGGGCTACATCGCCTCCACCTCCGTCGAGGACGCCCGCGTGGGTCGCACGCTGACCCTCACCCTGAAGTACACCTCGCACCGCGAGTCCGCCATCCAGGGTCTGCAGCGTGTGTCCAAGCCGGGTCTGCGCGTGTACGCGAAGTCCACCAACCTGCCCAAGGTCCGCGGCGGCCTGGGCGTGGCCATCCTGTCCACGTCCTCCGGCCTGCTCACCGACCGCCAGGCGGCCGACAAGGGCGTGGGCGGCGAAGTCCTCGCCTACGTCTGGTGA
- the rplF gene encoding 50S ribosomal protein L6 codes for MSRIGKNPVVVPAGVDVTIDGQTVTVKGPKGQLSHEVAQPIQVALEDGQIVVTRPDDERLSRSLHGLTRTLIHNMVVGVTAGYSKQLEITGTGYRVVAKGKDLEFSLGFSHTVPVAAPEGIEFTVESQTKFTVHGIDKQLVGETAARIRKLKKPEPYKGKGIHYVGEVIRRKVGKAGK; via the coding sequence ATGTCGCGCATCGGTAAGAACCCCGTCGTCGTCCCTGCGGGCGTCGACGTCACCATCGACGGCCAGACCGTCACCGTCAAGGGTCCCAAGGGCCAGCTCAGCCACGAGGTCGCTCAGCCGATCCAGGTCGCCCTCGAGGACGGCCAGATCGTCGTCACGCGTCCCGACGACGAGCGCCTCTCGCGTTCGCTGCACGGCCTGACCCGCACTCTCATCCACAACATGGTCGTCGGCGTGACCGCGGGCTACTCCAAGCAGCTCGAGATCACCGGCACCGGTTACCGCGTCGTCGCCAAGGGCAAGGACCTGGAGTTCTCCCTGGGCTTCTCGCACACGGTCCCGGTCGCCGCCCCCGAAGGCATCGAGTTCACCGTCGAGTCGCAGACCAAGTTCACGGTCCACGGAATCGACAAGCAACTCGTCGGCGAGACGGCCGCCCGCATCCGCAAGCTGAAGAAGCCGGAGCCCTACAAGGGCAAGGGCATCCACTACGTGGGTGAGGTCATCCGTCGCAAGGTCGGAAAGGCAGGCAAGTGA
- the rplO gene encoding 50S ribosomal protein L15 — translation MADTTKKAAEEQVSIVKLHHLRPAPGAKTAKTRVGRGEGSKGKTAGRGTKGTKARYQVPAGFEGGQMPIHMRLPKLRGFRNPFRTEYQVVNVAKLQELFPQGGTVTVEDLVAKSAVRDGELVKVLGTGEITVALDLVVDSWSASAEAKITAVGGSLKTR, via the coding sequence ATGGCCGACACCACCAAGAAGGCCGCCGAGGAGCAGGTGAGCATCGTCAAGCTGCACCACCTGCGTCCCGCCCCGGGTGCCAAGACCGCCAAGACCCGCGTGGGTCGCGGTGAGGGCTCCAAGGGCAAGACCGCCGGACGCGGCACCAAGGGCACCAAGGCCCGCTACCAGGTTCCCGCCGGCTTCGAGGGCGGGCAGATGCCGATCCACATGCGTCTGCCGAAGCTCCGTGGCTTCCGCAACCCCTTCCGCACCGAGTACCAGGTCGTCAACGTCGCCAAGCTGCAGGAGCTCTTCCCGCAGGGTGGCACCGTGACCGTCGAGGACCTCGTGGCCAAGAGCGCCGTGCGTGACGGCGAGCTCGTCAAGGTGCTCGGCACCGGCGAGATCACCGTCGCCCTCGACCTCGTCGTGGACTCCTGGTCGGCGTCCGCCGAGGCGAAGATCACCGCCGTCGGCGGGTCCCTCAAGACCCGCTGA
- the infA gene encoding translation initiation factor IF-1: MAKKDGVIEIEGTVIEALPNAMFRVELSNGHIVLGHIAGKMRQHYIRILPEDRVVVELSPYDLSRGRIVYRYK; encoded by the coding sequence ATGGCCAAGAAGGACGGCGTCATCGAGATCGAAGGCACGGTCATCGAGGCCCTGCCGAACGCGATGTTCCGCGTGGAACTGAGCAACGGACACATCGTCCTGGGGCACATCGCCGGGAAGATGCGTCAGCACTACATCCGGATCCTCCCCGAGGACCGGGTCGTCGTCGAGCTGAGCCCCTACGACCTCTCGCGAGGTCGCATCGTCTACCGGTACAAGTGA
- a CDS encoding adenylate kinase, which produces MTSIILLGAPGAGKGTQARLIAERLGIPAISTGEIFRTNMASDTELGRRAREYMDRGEFVPDSVTNPMVQARLAAPDTERGFLLDGYPRTLAQAHVLRDLLVDMGKRIDVVLAIEVDENEVVERILKRAQEQHRSDDTEEIIRHRLEVYHKATEPIATYYADQDLLESVDGSGTVDQVFARICEVLDRIGTERR; this is translated from the coding sequence ATGACGTCGATCATCCTCCTGGGCGCCCCTGGCGCCGGCAAGGGAACGCAGGCCCGCCTGATCGCGGAGAGGCTGGGCATCCCGGCCATCTCCACCGGTGAGATCTTCCGGACCAACATGGCTTCCGACACGGAACTGGGACGCCGCGCCCGCGAGTACATGGACCGGGGCGAATTCGTCCCCGACTCGGTGACGAACCCGATGGTGCAGGCGCGCCTGGCCGCCCCGGACACCGAGCGCGGTTTCCTGCTGGACGGCTACCCTCGCACCTTGGCCCAGGCGCACGTCCTGCGTGACCTGCTGGTGGACATGGGCAAGCGCATCGACGTGGTGCTGGCCATCGAGGTGGACGAGAACGAGGTCGTCGAACGCATCCTCAAACGTGCCCAGGAGCAGCACCGCTCCGACGACACCGAGGAGATCATCCGCCACCGCCTGGAGGTCTACCACAAGGCCACCGAGCCCATCGCCACCTACTACGCCGACCAGGACCTGCTGGAGAGCGTCGACGGGTCGGGAACCGTCGACCAGGTCTTCGCCCGCATCTGCGAGGTCCTGGACCGCATCGGCACCGAACGCCGCTGA
- a CDS encoding type Z 30S ribosomal protein S14, whose product MAKTSLKVKAARTPKFAVRAYTRCNKCGRPRSVYRKFGLCRVCLRELALKGELPGVTKSSW is encoded by the coding sequence ATGGCCAAGACGTCCCTCAAGGTCAAGGCTGCCCGCACCCCGAAGTTCGCGGTGCGCGCCTACACCCGGTGCAACAAGTGCGGTCGTCCGCGCTCGGTGTACCGCAAGTTCGGACTGTGCCGAGTCTGCCTGCGCGAGCTCGCCCTCAAGGGCGAATTGCCGGGCGTCACCAAGAGCAGCTGGTAA
- the rplX gene encoding 50S ribosomal protein L24 — translation MAAKIRKDDLVEVVRGRTCDEAKLAERNARRQAEGLEPLKPGDKGKQGRVIKVLPEEGKVLVEGVNLKTRHVRQGANGQAGGIETVEAPIAISKVALVDPETKQRVRVGFREDTVERDGRTRTVRVRVTRGGAKRGIEQGKEI, via the coding sequence ATGGCAGCCAAGATCCGCAAGGACGACCTGGTCGAGGTCGTTCGTGGCCGTACCTGCGACGAGGCCAAGTTGGCCGAGCGCAACGCCCGCCGTCAGGCCGAGGGCCTCGAACCCCTCAAGCCCGGCGACAAGGGCAAGCAGGGGCGTGTCATCAAGGTCCTGCCCGAGGAGGGCAAGGTCCTCGTCGAAGGCGTCAACCTCAAGACCCGCCACGTCCGCCAGGGTGCGAACGGCCAGGCCGGCGGCATCGAAACCGTCGAGGCCCCGATTGCGATCTCGAAGGTCGCCCTCGTCGACCCCGAGACCAAGCAGCGCGTGCGCGTCGGCTTCCGCGAGGACACCGTCGAGCGCGATGGCCGCACCCGCACCGTCCGCGTGCGCGTCACCCGCGGTGGCGCCAAGCGCGGCATCGAGCAGGGCAAGGAGATCTGA
- the rpsC gene encoding 30S ribosomal protein S3 yields the protein MGQKVNPTGFRLGITTDHRSRWFSDSSTKGQRYADYVAEDVAIRKTLSQTLERAGIAKVDIERTRDRVRVDLHTARPGIVIGRRGAEADRLRVSLEKLTGKQVQLNILEVKNPDLDAQLVAQGIAEQLAARVSFRRAMRKGIQSAQRAGAKGIRVQVSGRLGGAEMSRSEFYREGRVPLHTLRANIDYGFHEARTTFGRIGVKVWIYKGDITEREFARQQAEQAQRGGAGRRGDRRGPRRGGRPQDNSQAQAAPAAAGSETGTEA from the coding sequence ATGGGCCAAAAGGTCAACCCCACCGGGTTCCGCCTGGGAATCACCACTGACCACCGGTCCCGCTGGTTCTCCGACTCGTCCACGAAGGGTCAGCGTTACGCCGACTACGTGGCCGAGGACGTGGCCATCCGCAAGACGCTCTCGCAGACCCTTGAGCGCGCCGGTATCGCCAAGGTCGACATCGAGCGCACCCGCGACCGTGTGCGCGTGGACCTGCACACCGCCCGCCCGGGCATCGTCATCGGCCGCCGCGGCGCCGAGGCCGACCGCCTGCGCGTCTCCTTGGAGAAGCTCACGGGCAAGCAGGTCCAGCTCAACATCCTCGAGGTGAAGAACCCCGACCTGGATGCGCAGCTGGTGGCCCAGGGCATTGCCGAGCAGCTGGCTGCCCGCGTCTCCTTCCGTCGCGCCATGCGCAAGGGCATCCAGTCCGCGCAGCGCGCCGGCGCCAAGGGCATCCGTGTCCAGGTGTCGGGTCGTCTCGGCGGAGCCGAGATGAGCCGCTCCGAGTTCTACCGCGAGGGCCGCGTGCCGCTGCACACCCTGCGCGCGAACATCGACTACGGATTCCACGAGGCCCGTACCACCTTCGGCCGCATCGGCGTGAAGGTCTGGATCTACAAGGGCGACATCACCGAACGCGAGTTCGCACGTCAGCAGGCCGAGCAGGCCCAGCGCGGCGGCGCGGGTCGTCGCGGTGACCGCCGCGGCCCCCGTCGTGGTGGCCGTCCCCAGGACAACAGCCAGGCCCAGGCGGCTCCCGCCGCGGCCGGCTCCGAGACCGGAACGGAGGCCTGA
- the rplP gene encoding 50S ribosomal protein L16 gives MLIPRRTKWRRQHRPHRTGNATGGTELAFGQYGIQALEAAYVTNRQIEAARIAMTRHVKRGGKVWINIFPDRPLTKKPAETRMGSGKGSVEWWIAPVKPGRIMFELAGVPEALAREAMRRAQHKLPMKTRFVVREGGDF, from the coding sequence ATGCTCATTCCCCGTCGCACCAAGTGGCGCCGCCAGCACCGGCCCCACCGCACCGGCAATGCGACCGGTGGCACCGAGCTGGCCTTCGGCCAGTACGGCATCCAGGCTCTCGAGGCGGCCTACGTGACCAACCGTCAGATCGAGGCAGCCCGTATCGCCATGACCCGTCACGTCAAGCGTGGTGGCAAGGTGTGGATCAACATCTTCCCCGACCGCCCGTTGACGAAGAAGCCCGCCGAGACCCGTATGGGCTCGGGCAAGGGCTCGGTCGAGTGGTGGATCGCCCCGGTCAAGCCCGGCCGCATCATGTTCGAGCTGGCCGGCGTGCCAGAGGCCCTGGCCCGCGAGGCCATGCGCCGCGCCCAGCACAAGCTTCCGATGAAGACCCGTTTCGTGGTCCGTGAGGGTGGTGATTTCTGA
- the rpsQ gene encoding 30S ribosomal protein S17 yields MSESTPRNERKVRRGIVVSDKMDKTVVVEIEDRVKHALYGKVMRKSKKVKVHDEKNECGIGDLVLIMETRPLSATKRWRIVEILEKAK; encoded by the coding sequence ATGTCCGAGTCCACCCCCCGCAATGAGCGCAAGGTCCGTCGTGGCATCGTCGTGTCCGACAAGATGGACAAGACCGTCGTCGTCGAGATCGAGGACCGCGTGAAGCACGCCCTCTACGGCAAGGTCATGCGCAAGTCGAAGAAGGTCAAGGTCCACGACGAGAAGAACGAGTGCGGCATCGGCGACCTCGTCCTCATCATGGAGACCCGGCCGCTGTCCGCCACCAAGCGCTGGCGCATCGTCGAGATCCTCGAAAAGGCCAAGTGA
- the secY gene encoding preprotein translocase subunit SecY, producing MLSAFAQAFRTPDLRRKLFFTLMIMALFRLGSFIPTPGVDSKAVQMCIANQNEASLLDLVNLFSGGALLQLSVFALGIMPYITASIIIQLLRVVIPRFDDLHKEGQTGQAKLTQYTRYLTIFLGILQSTTYIALARSGQMFSGCTHKVIGDDSIPMILLMILVMTAGTGVIMWLGELVTERGIGNGMSLLIFTSIAARLPSQLLSIGQAGKWGSVAAIVGLMLAVTLVVVYLEQAQRRIPVQYAKRMVGRRQYGGTTTYIPLKLNMSGVIPVIFATSILALPPLVAQFGDPTQAWVQWISANFSQTAWPYLVGYGLLTLFFTFFYTAITFNPDEVADNMKRYGGFIPGYRAGRPTAEYLTYVINRITTAGALYLVVIALLPTLAMIPLNLSANQMPFGGTTLLIVVGVGLQTVKEINTQLQQHHYEGFLR from the coding sequence TTGCTCAGTGCGTTCGCGCAGGCGTTCCGTACCCCCGACCTGCGTCGGAAGCTGTTCTTCACGCTGATGATCATGGCGCTGTTCCGCCTCGGATCCTTCATCCCGACCCCGGGTGTGGATTCCAAGGCCGTCCAGATGTGCATCGCCAACCAGAACGAAGCTTCCCTCCTGGATCTGGTCAACCTCTTCTCCGGTGGCGCGCTGCTGCAGCTGTCGGTCTTCGCGCTGGGCATCATGCCCTACATCACCGCGTCGATCATCATCCAGCTGCTGCGCGTGGTCATCCCCAGGTTCGACGACCTGCACAAGGAGGGCCAGACCGGTCAGGCCAAGCTCACGCAGTACACGCGTTACCTGACGATCTTCCTCGGCATCCTCCAGTCGACCACGTACATCGCCTTGGCACGTTCGGGCCAGATGTTCTCCGGCTGCACCCACAAGGTCATCGGCGACGACTCGATCCCGATGATCCTGCTCATGATCCTGGTGATGACGGCCGGCACCGGCGTCATCATGTGGCTGGGCGAGCTCGTCACCGAACGCGGCATCGGCAACGGCATGTCGCTGCTCATCTTCACCTCGATCGCCGCCCGCCTGCCCTCCCAGCTGCTGAGCATCGGCCAGGCCGGCAAGTGGGGGTCCGTGGCCGCCATCGTCGGCCTGATGCTGGCCGTGACCCTGGTGGTCGTCTACCTGGAGCAGGCCCAGCGCCGCATTCCCGTCCAGTACGCCAAGCGCATGGTGGGCCGGCGACAGTACGGCGGCACCACCACCTACATTCCGCTCAAGCTCAACATGTCGGGCGTCATCCCCGTCATCTTCGCCACCTCGATCCTGGCGCTGCCGCCGCTGGTGGCCCAGTTCGGCGACCCGACCCAGGCGTGGGTGCAGTGGATCAGTGCGAACTTCAGCCAGACGGCATGGCCGTACCTGGTCGGATACGGTCTGCTGACCCTGTTCTTCACCTTCTTCTACACGGCGATCACCTTCAACCCCGACGAGGTGGCCGACAACATGAAGCGCTACGGCGGCTTCATCCCCGGCTACCGTGCGGGCCGCCCGACCGCCGAGTACCTCACCTACGTCATCAATCGCATCACCACTGCCGGCGCCCTGTACCTGGTCGTCATTGCGCTGCTGCCGACTCTGGCGATGATTCCCCTGAACCTCTCCGCGAACCAGATGCCCTTCGGCGGCACCACACTGCTCATCGTCGTCGGTGTCGGCCTGCAGACGGTCAAGGAGATCAACACTCAGCTGCAGCAGCACCACTACGAAGGATTCCTGCGATGA
- the rpsE gene encoding 30S ribosomal protein S5 — protein sequence MAAPQRSRNGQEGGERQGDGERRERRGRGDSRDSRRTEAKDQYIERVVTINRVSKVVKGGRRFSFTALVVVGDGEGTVGVGYGKAKEVPQAISKGVEEAKKNFFRVPMIRRTITHLVQGRDAAGVVLLRPAAPGTGVIAGGPVRAVLEAAGVHDVLTKSLGSDNAINIVHATVAALKQLEQPEAVAARRGLPLERVAPAAMLRARAEGEAEKRAEADKAEADKAAAGVSE from the coding sequence ATGGCTGCACCGCAGCGAAGCAGGAACGGTCAGGAAGGCGGCGAGCGCCAGGGCGACGGGGAGCGTCGCGAGCGTCGTGGTCGCGGAGACTCCCGCGACTCCCGCCGGACCGAGGCCAAGGACCAGTACATCGAGCGCGTCGTCACCATCAACCGCGTCTCCAAGGTCGTCAAAGGTGGACGTCGGTTCTCCTTCACGGCCCTGGTGGTCGTCGGCGACGGTGAGGGCACGGTCGGCGTCGGCTACGGAAAGGCCAAGGAAGTTCCCCAGGCCATTTCCAAGGGCGTCGAGGAGGCGAAGAAGAACTTCTTCCGCGTCCCGATGATCCGCCGCACCATCACCCACCTCGTGCAGGGCCGCGACGCCGCCGGCGTCGTCCTCCTGCGCCCGGCCGCCCCCGGTACCGGCGTCATCGCCGGTGGCCCCGTGCGCGCCGTCCTCGAGGCCGCGGGTGTCCACGACGTGTTGACCAAGTCCTTGGGCTCGGACAACGCGATCAACATCGTCCACGCGACGGTTGCCGCGCTCAAGCAGCTCGAGCAGCCCGAGGCCGTGGCGGCCCGCCGTGGCCTGCCGCTCGAGCGTGTCGCCCCCGCGGCGATGCTGCGTGCGCGCGCCGAGGGTGAGGCCGAGAAGCGCGCCGAAGCCGACAAGGCCGAGGCGGACAAGGCGGCGGCAGGGGTGAGCGAGTGA
- the rpmD gene encoding 50S ribosomal protein L30: MANLRITQIKSTIGAKQNMKDTLRTLGLRKIGQSVVRPDSQALRGAVRTVRHLVTVEEVD; the protein is encoded by the coding sequence ATGGCGAACCTGAGAATCACGCAGATCAAGTCGACGATCGGCGCGAAGCAGAACATGAAGGACACGCTGCGCACCCTCGGGCTGCGCAAGATCGGCCAGAGCGTCGTGCGTCCGGACTCGCAGGCCCTCCGTGGCGCCGTGCGGACCGTGCGTCACCTGGTCACCGTCGAGGAGGTCGACTGA